One Anas platyrhynchos isolate ZD024472 breed Pekin duck chromosome 2, IASCAAS_PekinDuck_T2T, whole genome shotgun sequence DNA segment encodes these proteins:
- the SPMIP7 gene encoding protein SPMIP7 has product MTTVSHGAERQATVFKNFAVSAEPLHRIGHQQYQNLSKKTCMPLVRGPENRHDFTSFEEKDSNSFLKFHPHTPPVGPNYPLFPHRDDVPLVDPCSGFVSAGGDADLQPHVGRAIESLVDYSDVKPQQRIPIAGKGAQTAHRRHTILQEETSQDRRWNSRAVPAASVRARLGGWTTPVKVAPALPGQNRISAFCMDPNLKELNDPSVSWREEKARDYFYRSSTQKAYEEVPWDKMLPSKIEPPESTVEVMADPVSQCFTKRRYNPEPEISQVIGNLWDRFQTRSFTSPQKPVCFVSRSSRICHIPLYTGCVGAVNFEDIDNASVDLIMFNRVRTSKPRYTSTAHTPNIPGYTGKVHWSATHPANSNLPSTSPSIIAQMHGYIAKHGSSSQYNHQGPFSQMVTPVSPQNSFNKTQRETITV; this is encoded by the exons ATGACCACAGTTTCCCATGGAGCTGAAAGGCAGGCAACTGTCTTTAAGAATTTCGCCGTATCAGCTGAACCACTTCACAGGATAGGTCACCAACAGTACCAAAACTTGTCAAAGAAGACATGCATGCCTCTTGTGAGAGGTCCTGAGAACAGACATGACTTTACCAGTTTTGAAGAGAAAGACAGCAATTCCTTCCTCAAATTCCATCCGCACACCCCTCCAGTTGGGCCAAATTACCCCTTATTCCCACACCGAGATGATGTGCCTTTAGTAGATCCCTGCTCAGGTTTTGTGAGTGCGGGAGGAGATGCTGATCTGCAGCCACATGTTGGAAGAGCTATTGAATCCCTGGTGGACTACAGTGATGTGAAACCTCAGCAGCGGATTCCCATTGCAGGAAAGGGGGCCCAGACTGCCCACAGGAGGCACACGATCCTCCAGGAGGAAACCAGCCAGGACAGACGGTGGAActccagagctgtgccagctgcttCAGTCAGGGCACGGCTTGGAG GTTGGACAACTCCAGTGAAAGTTGCTCCTGCTTTGCCTGGCCAAAACcgtatttctgcattttgtatGGATCCCAATCTCAAG GAATTAAACGATCCTTCTGTgagctggagagaagaaaaagcaagagacTATTTCTACAGGTCAAGTACACAAAA AGCATATGAAGAAGTTCCTTGGGATAAGATGTTACCATCCAAAATCGAGCCTCCAGAATCAACAGTGGAAGTGATGGCTGATCCTGTTTCCCAGTGTTTCACAAAAAGGAGATACAATCCTGAGCCTGAAATAAGCCAA GTTATTGGAAATCTTTGGGACAGATTTCAGACAAGATCTTTTACCTCTCCACAGAAACCAGTTTGTTT TGTAAGCCGAAGCTCTCGAATCTGTCATATCCCTTTGTATAC TGGCTGTGTTGGTGCAGTAAATTTTGAAGACATTGACAATGCCAGTGTAGACTTAATCATGTTTAACCGTGTGCGAACTTCAAAACCTCGCTACACAAGCACTGCACA cactCCAAATATCCCTGGATACACTGGCAAGGTTCATTGGTCAGCAACCCACCCAGCAAATTCTAATCTTCCATCAACATCCCCATCAATAATTGCACAAATGCATGG GTACATAGCAAAACATGGAAGCTCATCTCAGTATAATCACCAAGGACCTTTTTCACAAATGGTGACTCCAGTTAGTCCTCAGAATTCTTTCAACAAGACTCAACGAGAAACAATTACAGTTTAA